A genomic stretch from Pseudomonas mendocina includes:
- a CDS encoding PAAR domain-containing protein: MSGKPAARVTDPTACPLPGHGTNPIVSGSPDVLFDSLPAARQGDPSACGGAMAGNVIPNVLINGKPAAVLGSVGSHGNVVVGGSGTVIIGTTHSPAAFVPPVPLNIFSFDASVQLLDSTSGEPLKNVPYIATLADGTETRGITNELGISGPLGKGSQPQNVQFIAKPNWLLRGE, encoded by the coding sequence ATGTCAGGCAAACCCGCCGCACGCGTCACCGATCCAACCGCCTGCCCATTACCAGGTCACGGCACCAACCCGATCGTGTCCGGCTCCCCCGACGTGCTGTTCGACAGCCTGCCCGCCGCACGCCAAGGCGACCCAAGCGCCTGCGGCGGTGCCATGGCCGGGAATGTCATCCCCAATGTGCTGATTAACGGCAAACCGGCCGCTGTCCTTGGCAGCGTAGGCAGCCACGGCAATGTAGTAGTGGGTGGGTCGGGGACGGTGATTATTGGAACGACCCATTCACCTGCAGCGTTTGTCCCACCTGTACCATTAAATATCTTCAGCTTCGACGCAAGCGTTCAACTTTTAGATTCGACGTCAGGAGAACCGCTCAAGAATGTTCCCTATATAGCAACTCTTGCCGACGGAACTGAAACAAGAGGGATCACCAATGAACTCGGAATTTCGGGGCCGCTAGGTAAAGGCTCTCAACCGCAGAATGTTCAGTTCATAGCCAAGCCGAACTGGCTCTTGCGAGGGGAGTGA
- a CDS encoding DUF6695 family protein, with product MAQAAQVTTVTTTPATDVAPVQIYLAGDSDYIIPVVFPDYKIHIDGYQGTFFGQKIEIPGGKAPYLGHAGVLIINGKTGQSKYYEYGRYPGPGPAGRVRIGRIPDVRLKGGAITESSLKKTLRHISTVHGQSGNITGVVLRGHVYEEALAWLNAKADENANNQRKEYDLGNHNCITFATDLAEAVGFSIPFRTRIVVPSAYMYQFQFSEPDLDYIFSTDTLEINE from the coding sequence ATGGCGCAAGCTGCTCAAGTAACGACGGTGACTACTACGCCGGCGACCGATGTTGCTCCCGTTCAAATTTATTTGGCAGGAGATAGCGACTACATCATTCCCGTCGTTTTCCCTGACTACAAAATTCATATCGATGGCTATCAAGGTACATTTTTCGGTCAGAAAATTGAGATACCTGGCGGCAAAGCTCCGTATCTCGGACACGCAGGCGTTCTCATCATTAACGGAAAAACAGGCCAGTCAAAATATTACGAATATGGCCGGTACCCAGGCCCAGGCCCAGCAGGACGAGTGCGTATAGGTAGGATTCCTGACGTCAGACTGAAAGGAGGAGCAATTACTGAATCCTCCTTGAAAAAGACACTTAGACATATATCCACCGTTCACGGCCAATCGGGCAATATTACTGGGGTCGTACTGAGAGGGCACGTATACGAGGAAGCACTAGCTTGGTTGAACGCCAAAGCTGACGAAAACGCGAACAACCAGCGCAAGGAGTACGATCTCGGTAACCATAACTGCATAACATTCGCGACTGACCTAGCTGAAGCTGTGGGCTTCTCAATTCCATTTAGGACCCGGATTGTTGTGCCCAGCGCTTACATGTATCAGTTTCAATTCAGCGAGCCAGATTTGGATTACATCTTTAGTACAGACACTCTGGAGATAAACGAGTGA